In one Bradyrhizobium sp. 4 genomic region, the following are encoded:
- a CDS encoding IclR family transcriptional regulator, whose product MSERQNSQRSPSLPERLTRAVSKSRSPRKGDTRDHSLFVNSIEKAVMVLNAFSRERPRLTLAVVTKLTGLDKSAAQRFLFTLHQLGLVRKHDETKQYSLSPRLLEFAYAYTYSDGLIERAQQFLVEAHEKTGETVNLMVLDGTDVILVWRIPSLDIVAMNVQVGLRMPALYSIAGRAIVAQFPPKEREFIIRATNYQKYTDEAVTNPNEMRKLLEKASKDGYVLSQSQYFHHETAVGAAIIDGSKKVLGGISLSGPGSRLTVQEAREKLLPATITAARKISLAMGAY is encoded by the coding sequence ATGTCCGAGCGCCAAAATTCGCAGCGTAGTCCAAGCCTTCCCGAACGGCTTACAAGGGCTGTCTCCAAGAGCCGTAGTCCACGGAAAGGAGATACCCGCGACCATTCGCTGTTTGTAAATTCAATCGAAAAAGCGGTTATGGTGCTCAATGCGTTTAGTCGAGAGCGACCACGATTGACGCTCGCTGTGGTTACGAAGCTGACAGGTCTGGACAAGAGCGCGGCCCAGCGATTTCTCTTCACCCTTCACCAACTTGGCTTGGTACGAAAACACGACGAGACCAAGCAATACTCGCTGTCTCCTCGGCTGCTTGAATTCGCTTATGCCTACACTTACAGCGACGGCTTGATCGAGCGGGCTCAGCAATTTCTGGTTGAGGCACACGAGAAGACCGGGGAGACCGTTAACCTAATGGTGCTGGACGGCACCGACGTTATCCTCGTTTGGCGGATCCCCAGTTTGGACATTGTCGCAATGAATGTTCAGGTGGGGCTTCGTATGCCCGCCCTCTACAGTATTGCAGGAAGGGCAATTGTTGCTCAATTTCCGCCAAAGGAGCGAGAATTTATCATTCGGGCCACGAACTATCAGAAATATACGGATGAGGCAGTCACGAATCCTAATGAAATGCGCAAGCTTTTGGAGAAGGCGAGCAAAGACGGGTACGTGTTGTCGCAATCGCAATACTTTCACCACGAGACTGCGGTGGGTGCGGCCATTATCGATGGTTCAAAGAAGGTGCTAGGAGGTATCAGCCTTTCTGGTCCTGGTAGCCGGTTGACGGTCCAGGAGGCTCGGGAGAAGCTGTTGCCAGCTACAATTACTGCCGCTCGAAAAATCTCGCTTGCGATGGGCGCTTACTGA
- a CDS encoding SET domain-containing protein gives MQEPKMIASWITPKATKDAKSQIAGRGVTALQAIRKGEVVAVRSGHIMKCSECRSLSQGRLENNCFQISEDLCIGAVSEEEYEGIQTFINHSCGPNLGMCGNVVMVAIRDIGPGEELALDYAMLGNSSDKVMDCCCAAPSCRKIVTFYDWRLPELQERYKGYFSSLAEARIRSAQRL, from the coding sequence ATGCAAGAACCGAAAATGATCGCATCTTGGATCACGCCGAAGGCGACTAAAGACGCCAAAAGCCAAATTGCCGGACGTGGGGTCACCGCTCTTCAAGCGATCCGCAAGGGTGAAGTGGTGGCGGTCAGAAGCGGGCACATAATGAAATGCTCAGAATGTCGCTCCTTGAGCCAAGGTCGTCTGGAGAATAATTGCTTTCAAATCTCTGAAGATTTATGCATCGGGGCTGTGAGCGAGGAAGAGTATGAGGGTATCCAGACTTTCATCAATCACTCTTGCGGTCCGAATTTGGGCATGTGCGGCAACGTGGTCATGGTTGCAATCCGCGACATCGGGCCTGGTGAAGAGCTTGCGCTCGACTACGCGATGTTGGGCAACAGTAGCGATAAGGTAATGGATTGCTGTTGCGCCGCCCCTTCATGTCGGAAAATTGTTACCTTTTACGACTGGCGCTTACCTGAGCTTCAAGAGAGATACAAGGGGTACTTCTCCTCGCTTGCCGAGGCCCGCATCCGCTCAGCGCAGCGGCTGTAA